The DNA window TCACCTGACATAATAACTAATCattttgttttctcgtgatttggttgggtctaattgtgctgttgtcctggggctctgtggggtctgtttgtgaacagagccccaggaccagcttgcttaggggactcttctccaggttcatctctctgtaggtgatggctttgttatggaaggtttgggaatcgcttccttttaagtggttatagaatttaacagctcttttctggattttgataattagtgggtatcggcctaattctgctctgcatgcattatttggtcttttacgttgtacacagaggatattttagcAGAGTCTCAATTGGGTGTTTGTCccaagtcttggttggtgagcggaccccagacctcacaaccataaaggacaatgggctctatgactgattcaagtatttttagccagatcctaattggtgtgTTGAACTTTATGTTCCTTTTCATGGCCtggaatgcccttcttgccttgtctctcagatcgttcacagctttgtggaagttacctgaggtctgatgtttaggccaaggtttagtttagtttagtttttgTGTGCTGTGGgacaacagtgtctagatggaatatgtatttgtggtcctggtgactggaccttttttggaacactattattttggtcttactgagatttactgttggggcccaggtctgtcggggCCCAGATCCGTCGGGGCCCCAGGTCTGTCGGGGCCCAGATCTGTCGGGGCCCCAGGTCTGTCGGGGCCCCAGGTCTGTCGGGGCCCCAGGTCTGTCGGGGCCCCAGGTCTgtcggggcccaggtctgtcggggcccaggtctgtcggggccccaggtctgtcggggcccaggtctgtcggggccccaggtctgtcggggccccaggtctgtcggggcccaaggtctgtcggggcccaggtctgtcggggCCCCAGGTCCGTCGGGGCCCCAGGTCCGTCGGGGCCCCAGGTCCGTCGGGGCCCCAGGTCCGTCGGGGCCCCAGGTCCGTCGGGGCCCCGGTCCGTCGGGGCCCAGGTCCGTCGGGGCCCAGGTccgacagaatctgtgcataagatctaggtgctgctgtaggccctccttggttggtgacagaagcaccagatcatcatcTGGACCTTTATTTTGGAATTGcccattttaaccgcacacttgtttgcgtacatggattttataatttcgtatgtttttccccccaTCCGTTTGTATtgagacaaaatatatattttttaaccgaACAAAGAGAGAACTTTGCCTttggtttgttttgtttgttcgtCAAtgagggtgtgcagggtgaatacgtggtctgtcgtacggtaattgggtacaaagccaatttgacatttgctcagtacattgttttcactgaggaaatgtacgagtctgctgttaatgataacgcAGAGGATtctcccaaggttgctgttgatgcatatcccacggtagttattggggtcaaatttgtctccacttttgtggattggggtgatcagtccttggttccatataatgccagagctgaggatgatgttaaagagttttagtttAGCCAATTGGAATGGGTTGTCTGTATGTTTTATCATGTCATTGTGGAAACCATCAACACTACAGGCCTTttggggttggagggtttgtgtTGTGTCCTGTAGTTcgttcaatgtaattggagaatccagtgggttctggaattcagtgggttctggaattcagtgggttctggaatccagtgggttctggaatccagtgggttctggtctttAATAGTTAATtgtaagatctgtatttgatcctgtatatgtttttgctgtttgttgttTGTTACAGAGCCAATcaggttggagaagtggtttacccagacatctctgttttggataactcttcatgttgtttgttGAGAGTTTACCatttttcccagaagtggttggATTCTAGGGAGTCTTCAATTACGTCgagctgatttctgatgtgctgttccttAGCCTTCAGTGTTGTTTTGATATCCATgggggtctctctgtgtctctctctctctgtctctctatctgtctctctatctgtgtctctctgtgtgtctctctctctgtgtctctctctctctgtgtctctctctctctgtgtctctctctctctgtgtctctctctctctgtgtctctatctgtctctctatctgtctctctatctgtctctctatctgtctctctatctgtgtctctctatctgtgtctctatctgtgtctctctgtgtgtctctctctctctctctctctctgtgtctctctctctctgtctctctatctgtgtctctctgtgtgtctctctctttctctctctgtctctctttctctctctctctctctctctgtctctctctctctctctcttctctctctctctgtctctctctctctctctgtgtctctctctgatatctgtctatctctgtctctctctatctctctgtgtcttctctctctctgtctctctctctatctctgtctctctctctctctctgtgtctctctctctgtctctctctctctctgtctctctctctctcatctctctctctctgtgtctctctctgtgtctctctctctctgtgtctctctctctgtgtctctctctctctgtctctctctctgtgtctctctctctgtgtctgtctctctctctcgctgtgatgtctctctctctctgttctctctgtgtctctctctctgtgtgtctctctctctgtgtctctctctctctgtctctctctctgtgtctctctctctctgtgtctctctctgtgtctctctctctctgtctttctctctgtgtctttctctctctctctctctctctctctctctctctctctctgtctctctctctctctctgtgtctctctctctctcgctgtctttctctctctctctctctctctctctctctctctctctctctctctctctctctctctctctctgtgtctctctctctctgtgtctctctctctctctgtgtctctctctctctctgtgtctttctctctctctctctctgtgtctttctctctctctctctgtctccatttgTCTACCTTTGTTTCTCTCCTATATTATTTATCTTATATTCCACCTGTCATCCTTTGTTTtgtctcactctcttctctctctgtcctaaaATAATGTTTCTAATTACGTTAGTTAATTATGCTTCATTTGGATGGCTTGGAGGACGGTTAGATTGACAAGGCAATTAGCAAGAACAGAAGAAACACCTTCTTAGGAATGAATGACAACTTGACAGACTGGTAGCAagctcctctcacctcccctctccctctctctccctctcacctcccctctccctttcacctccctcccctctccctctcacctcccttccctctcccctctcacctcccttccctctccctctcacctcccttccctctccctctcacctcccttccctctctctctcgctctctctccctcacctcccctctctctctctccctcactctctctctccctcacctcccctctctctctctcctcacctccctctctctctctcctcacctcctctctctctctccctcacctccctctctctctctccctcacctcccccctctctctctccctcacctcccctctctctctctcctcacctccccctctctctctctcctcatctctctcatcctctctccctccctctctcctcctctctccctcctctctctccctctctctctctctctctctcctctctctctcctctctctctctctctctctctctctctctctctctctctctctctctctctctctctctctctctctctctcctctttccttctctcctctcctctcatcccctccctcccttcctcctctgtctctctctgtaccccacaggGCGCTGGTACCTGCGTGAGGGGCTGGCTGCGCACCGTCCCCTAAAGGAGCAGAGGTCAAACCCAAGATGTTCTTCCTGTTTAGTGATGTCCTTCTCCAAGCCAAGCCCTGCCACCCTCTCCATCCCACCAACGGAGATAAGTTTGCTGGCCAGAGAGTCTACCCACTGAAGGACTGTACTGTGGACAAGGTGTTTGGGCACACCCAGAGCCAGGGCGGCCTTCTCAGTGTGAGTGACATATGTTTAGTGATTTGCTGGTGTAGATATCAGTCTTTACCCCCCCCTGCTGTCTGTGATGATGGATTAGAGCACTGTGTCAAACCTCCCAATAAaatactctctccctccatactgctctttctctctctccctccatactgctctttctctctctccctccatccttctctttctctctctccctccatccttctctttctctctctccctccatccctctctttctctctctcctccatccctctctttctctctctccctccatccctctctttctctctctccctccatccctctctttctctctctcctccatccctctctttctctctctccctccatccctctctttctctctctccctccatccttctctttctctctctccctccatcctgctctttctctctctccctccatactgctctttctctctctccctccatccttctctttctctctctccctccatccctctctttctctctctccctccatccctctctttctctctctccctccatccctctctttctctctctcctccatccctctctttctctctctccctccatccctctctttctctctctccctccatccctctctttctctctctccctccatccctctctttctctctctccctccatccctctctttctctctctccctccatccctctctttctctctctccctccatcccctctctttctctctctccctccatccctctctttctctctctccctccatccctctctttctctctctccctccatccctctctttctctctctctctaggaacagtgggttaactggtctaggaacagtgggttaactggtctaggaacagtgggttaactggtctaggaacagtgggttaactggtctaggaacagggggttaacctGTTGAtactaccccctactttttcgaacgttctgttaaaaatcgcgcaacatttcagcgccctgttactcaggccaggaatatattaCATGCAtttgattagtatgtgtggatagaaaacactcggacgtttataaaactggttaaatcacggctgtgactataacagaacgtgcgtttcatcgaaaagtacaggaaaatctgatcactgaaaatgaaaaatatatccatccgccacttcaacccattgttatagGCGAACgacattaaatggggctgaggttgcaatacctacagcttccacacgatgtcaacagtcttgtcatttgcctagtctttgtttcttggtcaaacgaacaagagacaggctttttcttcaggtctccgaccggatattttggttgagatttacccagacattatttccagacggacccctatagaatatacttcgtctcgtgattaatttgatcgcttattaacgtttactaatacctaaagttgcattacaaaagtatttcgaagtgttttgtgaaagtttatcgtcaactcttttaattttaaaaaattacgttacgttataagacgctatttttttcgtttatcacacagtcttcatcgatcgatatctaggctatatatagaccgatttaatcgaaaaaaagacccaatagtgattatgggacatctaggagtgccaacaaagaagatggtcaaaggtaatgaagtttttatattttatttgtgcggtttgtgtagcgccgactatgctaattattttgtttacgtcccctgcgggtcttttggggtgttacatgctatcagataatagcttctcatgctttcgcagaaaagtattttaaaaatctgacttgttgcctggattcacaacgagtgtagctttattattattattattatattaattcaataccctgcatgtgtattttaatgaacgtttgagttttaactagtactattagcatttagcgtatcgcatttgcatttccagatgtctagatgggacgcctgcgtgccaggtaggagcaagaggttaactggtctaggaacagggggttaactggtctaggaacagggggttaactggtctaggaacagggggttaactggtctaggaacagggggttaactggtctaggaacagtgggttaactgcctgttcaggggcagaacgacagatttgtaccttgtcagctcgggggtttgaactcaaccttccggttactagtccaacgctctaaccactaggctaccctgccgcccctgtatAGTGCAGTACTAATGACCAGAGAACCGAGGGTGGTGTCTGTATAGTGCAGTACTAATGACCAGAGAACCGAGGgtgatgtctgttccctgtatagtgcagtacTAATGACCAGAGAACCGAGGGTGATGTCTGTTCcgtatatagtgcagtactaatGACCAGAGAACCGAGGGTGATGTCTGTTCCTGTATAGTGCAGTACTAATGACCAGAGAACCGAGGgtgatgtctgttccctgtatagtgcagtacTAATGACCAGAGAACCGAGGGTGGtgtctgttccctgtatagtgcagtacTAATGACCAGAGAACCGAGGGTGATGTCTGTTCcgtatatagtgcagtactaatGACCAGAGAACCGAGGGTGATGTCTGTTCCTGTATAGTGCAGTACTAATGACCAGAGAAGAGGGTGATGTCTGTTCCTGTATAGTGCAGTACTAATGACCAGAGAACCGAGGGTGATGTCTGTTCcgtatatagtgcagtactaatGACCAGAGAACCGAGGgtgatgtctgttccctgtatagtgcagtacTAATGACCAGAGAACATAGAATAGAGATTCCTCTCCTGGTACGTCTGTCTCATCAGTCTGACTGAAACGTCTCTCCACCATCTGATGTAATGGTGGGCTGCTTGTCTCTGGTGAGAAACAGATGGGACAGGACGGTGGGAgaagttctctctcctctctctctctctctcgttctctctcactctcgttctctctcactctcgttctctctctctcgttctctctctctcgttctctctctctcgttctctctctctcgttctctctctctcgttctctctctctcgttctctctctctcgttctctctctctcgttctctctctctcgttctctctctctcgttctctctctctcgttctctctctctcgttctctctctctcgttctctctctctcgtttctctctctctcgttctctctctctcgttctctctctctcgttctctctctctcgttctctcactctcgttctctcactctcgttctctcactctcgttctctcactctcgttctctcactctcgttctctcactctcgttctctcactctcgttctctcactctcgttctctcactctcgttctctcactctcgttctctcactctcgttctctcactctcgttctctcactctcgttctctcactctcgttctctctatctcgttctctctcgttctctctctctctcgttctctctctctctctcgttctctctctctctcgttctctctctctctctctctctctcgtttctctcgttctctctcgttctctctcgttctctctctctctctcgttctctcgttctctctcgttctctcgttctctctcgtttctcgttctctcactctcgttctctcactctcgttctctcactctcgttctctcactctcgttctctcactctcgttctctcactctcgttctctctctcgttctctctctctcgttctctctctctcgttctctctctctctctcgttctctctctctctcgttctctctctctctctcgttctctctctctctctcgttctctctctctctctctcgttctctctctctctctctcgttctctctctcgttctctctcgttctctctctcgttctctctcgttctctctcgttctctctcgttctctctctctctctcattctctctctctctctgattagaTCCGTCACTTCCTCAGGACggatctcttcttctcctccgtcCCCAGTAAATACATCTTCCTCAAGTcgtttcctgtctctcctccaggcctCTCGTACGTCGGCTGACTCCTCTGCCGGGCCCACTAACCACTCAGCATTATCTAACGCCACAAATGGCATTTCATTAGCTTGTTATCCCGCGGAGGCCTGAACACTGTACGCTCAATAGCATTATGGGTAATTTCTCATAAAGACACATTATTGATCCTGGGCTTGGCCGGGCCCTTACTCTACGCCTtggtcccaaacagcaccctattccctatgtagtgcactactttgggaccaggacccataggggtagtgcactacttttgaccaggatctattggggtagtgcactacttttgaccaggatctataggggtagtgcactactttagaccagggcccataggggtagtgcactacttttgaccaggatctataggggtagtgcactactttggaccaggatCCACGCCACGAAGAATTAAACACAGACTCAATTAGACAGCGCTAAATACCACGGCAATCTCTCTATATGCAGAggttggaggggggaggggagcagagcagagtggaggggggaggaggaggggagcaggggagggagggggaggggagaagggaaggTTTTATTAGCTCTTCCTGTTTTACTTTTTCTCATCCTTGTTTGGGGAACActgctcactctctcccttcctctccctctccttccccctgtaactatcccctcactctctcccttcctctccttccccccgtccaactatcccctcactctctctcccttcctctccttcccctgtccaactatccctcactctctccttcctctcagtcTGCCTCTCCCCCCCTGTCCAactatccctcactctctcccttcctctccttccccctgtccaactatccctcactctctcccttcctctccttccccctgtccaactatcccctctctctcttcctccttccccctctcctcccttctctcccagtCCAACtatccctcccagtctccctctccttcccctgtctctctcccttcctctccttctccccctgtccaactatcccctcactctctccttcccctgtctaactatcccctcactctctccttcctctcccagtctccctctccttccccctgtctaactatcccctcactctctccctccattcctctccttccccctgtctaactatcccctcactctctcccttcctctccttccccctgtctaactatcccctcactctctcccttcctctcccagtctgcctctccttccccctgtctaactatcccctcactctctcccttcctctcccagtctgcctctccttccccctgtctaactatcccctcactctctcccttcctctcccagtctgcctctccttccccctgtcccCTCACTCTAACTATcccctcagtctcctctccttcctctccttccctccccctcctctccaactatcccctcactctctcccttcctctccttccccctgtctaactatcccctcactctctcccttcctctccttccccctgtctaactatcccctcactctctcccttcctctccttccccctgtctaactatcccctcactctctcccttcctctccttccccctgtctaactatcccctcactctctcccttcctctccttccccctgtctaactatcccctcactctctcccttcctctccttccccctgtctaactatcccctcactctctcccttcctctcccagtctcctccctctcccttccctctcccagtctcctatcccctctcctttcccccctgtctaactatcccctcactctcccattccatctccttctccctgtctaactatcccctcatatacagagagaccatccatctctcccttcctctccttctccctgtccaactatccctcactctctcccttgcagagacctccccagtctccttccctgtctaactatcccctcactctctcccttcctctccttcccctgtctaactatcccctccactcctctcccttcctctcccagtctccctctcccttccctgtctaactatcccctcactctctacCCTCATAACAGAGagacctctccttccccctgtctaactatcccctcactctctcccagtctcctctccttcccctgtctAACTATCCCCCACTCTCATAGACAGAGACccttcctctcccagtctccctctccttccccctgtctaactatcccctcactctctctcttcctctcccagtctgcctctccttccccctgtcctcctcatagacagagaccatccatctgtctcctcatatacagagagaccatccatctgtctcctctaccctcaTATACAGAGAGATCATCcatctgtctcctctaccctcatatacagagagaccatccatctgtctcctctaccctcaTATACAGAGAGATCATCcatctgtctcctctaccctcatatacagagagaccatccatctgtctcctctaccctcatatacagagagaccatccatctgtctcctcatatacagagagaccatccatctgtctcctcatatacagagagaccatccatctgtctcctcatatacagagagaccatccatctgtctcctcatatacagagagaccatccatctgtctcctcatatccatctgtctcctcagagagaccatccatctgtctcctcatatacagagagaccatccatctgtctcctcatatacagagagaccatccatctgtctcctcatatacagagagaccatccatctgtctcctcatatacagagagaccatccatctgtctcctcatatacagagagaccatccatctgtctcctcaTATACAGAGAGGACATCCATGTAGACAGAGGTGGAGAACTAACAGAGGACTGTCACAGTAATATGTTACTGTCTGAGGTGTTAGTGGTTTATTTCTGGGCCTGCTCTGCCCTCTAGTGTTCAGGTTTGGTCATTGCAGCAGCTCTTTGAATGAAGGAGCCATAAGGATGTCCTAATACAATGATACAAATGTCAACAATGTCTAGACTTCTAGTCGTTGATTGAGAGGAAGCTGGAAGAACCCAGGCCATTtcttgacagaccagctgagaggaacagacagacatacagactctcccccctcctctccctcagtctcacttctctctttatgtccctaaccccttttctctccctcctccatatttCTATCTTActcatccccctctttctctctcctagtTGACCTTCCCTAAAGCCAAGCTGCTGCTGATGTCCAGCGATCAGGAAGATATCAACGACTGGTATTACAGCCTGAGCTCTGCTGTAGGGTACGTTAACACAGACaccccatctgtctctgtctctctctcacctcccctctctgtctctctctctctgtctctcactatctgtctctctctgtctgtctctctctctcactatctgtctgtctgtctgtctgtctgtctctctgtctgtctgtctctctgtctgtctgtctgtctctctgtctgtctgtctgtctgtctgtctctctgtctctctgtctgtctgtctctgtctgtctgtctgtctctgtctgtctgtctgtctctctgtctgtctgtctgtctctctgtctgtctgtctgtctgtctgtctgtctctctgtctgtctgtctgtctgtctgtctgtctgtctgtctgtctgtctgtctgtctgtctgtctgtctctctgtctgtctgtctgtctgtctgtctgtctctgtctgtctgtctgtctgtctgtctgtctgtctgtctgtctgtctgtctgtctctctgtctgtctgtctgtctgtctgtctgtctgtctgtctgtctctctctgtctgtctctgtctctctctgtctgtctctgtctctgtctgtctgtctgtctctctctctctctctgtctgtctttctctctctgtctctctctgtctgtctctctctctctgtctctctctgtctgtctctctctgtctctcggtctctctcggtctcgctctgtctctctctctctgggatgtTAAACACCTGGTGGGTCACTCTTACCTGGCTGGGATGTTAAACACCTGGTGGGTCACTCTTACCTGGCTGGGATGTTAAACACCTGGTGGGCCACTCTTACCTGGCTGGGATGTTAAACACCTGGTGGGCCACTCTTACCTGGCTGGGATGTTAAACACCTGGTGGGCCACTCTTACCTGGCTGGGATGTTAAACACCTGGTGGGCCACTCTTACCTGGCTGGGATGTTAAACACCTGGTGGGCCACTCTTACCTGGCTGGGATGTTAAACACCTGGTGGGTCACTCTTACCTGGCTGGGATGTTAAACACCTGGTGGGCCACTCTTTCCTGGCTGGGATGTTAAACACCTGGTGGGCCACTCTTTCCTGGCTGGGATGTTAAACACCTGGTGGGCCACTCTTACCTGGCTGGGATGTTAAACACCTGGTGGGTCACTCTTACCTGGCTGGGATGTTAAACACCTGGTGGGCCACTCTTACCTGGCTGGGATGTTAAACACCTGGTGGGCCACTCTTACCTGGCTGGGATGTTAAACACCTGGTGGGTCACTCTTTCCTGGCTGGGATGTTAAACACCTGGTGGGCCACTCTTACCTGGCTGGGATGTTAAACACCTGGTGGGCCACTCTTACCTGGCTGGGATGTTAAACACCTGGTGGGCCACTCTTTCCTGGCTGGGATGTTAAACACCTGGTGGGCCACTCTTACCTGGCTGGGATGTTAAACACCTGGTGGGTTACTCTTACCTGGCTGGGATGTTAAACACCTGgttgtctgtggtctctccagtctgttctaactgttgtctgtggtctctccagtcagttgttgtctgtggtccagtctgttgtctgtggtctctccaGTCAGTTTTCCTGTCTGGGATCTCTAcagtcagttgttgtctgtggtctctctTTGTTGTCTGGGATGTTAAGTCACCTGGTGGGTCCACAGTCAGTTTCCTGTCTGGGATCTTAAACAGTTGTTGTCTGTGGTCACTCTCACCTGGCTGGGTGTTAAGTCACCTGGTGGTCTCTACAGTCTTACCTGTCTGGGTCTC is part of the Oncorhynchus keta strain PuntledgeMale-10-30-2019 unplaced genomic scaffold, Oket_V2 Un_contig_27527_pilon_pilon, whole genome shotgun sequence genome and encodes:
- the LOC127922883 gene encoding rho guanine nucleotide exchange factor 39-like codes for the protein MFFLFSDVLLQAKPCHPLHPTNGDKFAGQRVYPLKDCTVDKVFGHTQSQGGLLSLTFPKAKLLLMSSDQEDINDWYYSLSSAVGQLKSRNTVVHQRDDLVRRPLRCFVEDQKNQTTTSTPPTTPGRKRMAPLSIQTPSRPTAPQKHGQHPRG